The segment GCAAACATCAGGATGAAGATCAAAAATTTTGCAAAGCACATGAAGCCTCCATGTGTGTGAAGGATGGAGTTTCATTGGAGACGATCAGAGATGATCGATTCTCTTTCAGTGATGAAGCATCTACTGGAGTCTTTACTGTGAACATCATTGATCTGAGAGAAGAGGATTCTGGGATATACTGGTGTGGAGCTCACGTCACCACTAAAGTGCATTTAAAGGTCAAAAGGAGTaagatgattttatttattattaaatattcagaTATCAACCCTTGAACAATTTAAATTGAAATGGAACATCATCAGTTTGAATATTTGTGTAGATAGTTTTCCATTTATGTGTATCTCTGTGTTTTTAGtactctgttttattttcagatttctCCATGATCATCattattagtgtgtgtgtgatgctgcTGCTAATCGGTGGATTCACTCTGACTGTGTGGAAATTAAGACACAAAAGATGAGGTGATGCTCACACACACTTACCCACAGACCCCTCTGATATACTCCTGTATGCTACTGTCAGTTTCCAGAAGCATGCAGAGTTTCTCAGTGATGCTACAGTCAGATTCAGTAAGAATGAGATTCACTCTGATTACGCTGCAGTCAGTCACTGCATGAGACTCAACTTATAACTGATCACAGATCATCACATATtaccaatattttaaaatcagactctgtattataactattattactatttttttagttattattattattcttttttttttattttttattcacattgTCAGAACAAAGAATGCACTCATAGTTCATAatttaatgttgaaaaatgcttttattaatCTGGGGTaagtttcagcatcattagcCAACTATGGTAGCAAGTTCCATCTTTACCAACATTCAACGATTTGGTGTTTCCCCAAAC is part of the Labeo rohita strain BAU-BD-2019 unplaced genomic scaffold, IGBB_LRoh.1.0 scaffold_472, whole genome shotgun sequence genome and harbors:
- the LOC127160844 gene encoding trem-like transcript 4 protein, which gives rise to MCVKDGVSLETIRDDRFSFSDEASTGVFTVNIIDLREEDSGIYWCGAHVTTKVHLKVKRNFSMIIIISVCVMLLLIGGFTLTVWKLRHKR